Proteins encoded within one genomic window of Psilocybe cubensis strain MGC-MH-2018 chromosome 2, whole genome shotgun sequence:
- a CDS encoding Fizzy-related protein-like protein (Fizzy-related protein homolog) yields the protein MSGLKNSPFGKRLRASHREVPSASASSSGSASFSSTASGSSSTAAASGSGFASGSGDAESTSTSTPRKGKERVNAIFGGASGSSSTLGGAESSPFAFGSGMGSMGMGSMGMGRIVKEYGDRFVPSKDSGDMRTSYHLMEEGGGSGGGPSTPSKSRIIPSESDALKEQANAIFNSILHTEVTPPSPQRSGRGGSGSGSPTRPPIASGSTLPSTPTRAKRRLFAYSSPSTTPTRRLDTPTDEAYSLSPVRAESQRLLLSPRRQLRSVCKTPYRVLDAPELADDFYLNLVDWSRTNVLGVGLGACVYLWTAQTASVAKLCDLTPANDTVSSVAWVQRGSTLAVGTLAGRVHIYDAATLQLQRTYPAAHAQRVGALAWNAHVLSSGSRDRMVHHRDVREPGQRPQRRGAGHRQEVCGLKWSGDGSAGVNAPGVYLASGGNDNKVCIWDLRGSGRRGTGGRGAAAGTTAMASGTGTGRAGGIGGGVGGGILSTGASSSIAGPSTTPGATTTAGGGGGAGAGAGDETTPADVPLWKFHEHTAAVKALAWDPHVSGVLATGGGTQDKHIRFWNVGTGTMLKELDTGSQVCNLIWSLTSHELVSTHGFSSTTAQNQICIWKYPSLSMVASLTGHTNRVLYLAMSPDGETIVTGAGDETLRFWNAFPRVDGGGGGASGSGGHGLGSGGDGWGRGRREREESRLDYGRLIR from the exons ATGTCCGGCCTCAAAAACTCGCCGTTCGGTAAACGCCTGCGCGCATCTCACCGCGAGGTGCCCTCCGCCTCGGCATCCTCTTCCGGTTCTGCATCCTTCTCTTCCACCGCATCTGGATCATCAAGTACCGCAGCTGCATCTGGCTCTGGCTTTGCTTCCGGGTCCGGGGATGCAGAGAGTACAAGTACAAGCACGCCACGTAAGGGAAAGGAGAGAGTGAACGCCATCTTTGGGGGTGCTTCTGGGAGTAGTAGTACGCTTGGAGGGGCCGAGTCATCGCCGTTTGCGTTTGGTAGTGGGATGGGGAGTATGGGAATGGGgagcatgggcatgggcagaATTGTGAAAGAATACGGCGACCGCTTTGTCCCGTCGAAAGACTCTGGCGATATGAGGACGTCGTATCATTTGATGGAGGAAGGTGGAGGATCTGGAGGTGGGCCGTCCACGCCGTCGAAGAGTAGGATTATCCCAAGTGAGAGTGATGCACTCAAAG AGCAAGCGAATGCCATTTTCAACTCGATATTGCACACGGAAGTTACCCCTCCATCACCACAGCGCAGCGGGCGCGGGGGCAGCGGGAGCGGCTCACCCACGCGCCCACCCATCGCATCTGGATCCACACTCCCCTCTACACCGACCCGCGCGAAACGCCGGCTCTTCGCCTATAGCTCACCATCGACTACACCCACGCGGCGCCTTGACACGCCGACGGACGAAGCGTACTCACTGTCACCTGTGCGCGCGGAGAGCCAGCGGTTATTGCTCAGCCCGCGCAGGCAGCTTCGGAGTGTATGCAAGACGCCGTACCGCGTGCTCGACGCCCCCGAGCTCGCAGACGACTTTTATCTCAATCTGGTGGACTGGTCGAGGACGAATGTGTTGGGTGTCGGACTCGGCGCGTGTGTGTATCTGTGGACGGCGCAGACGGCTAGCGTGGCGAAGCTGTGTGATCTCACACCGGCGAACGACACCGTCTCGTCCGTTGCATGGGTGCAACGCGGGAGTACGCTAGCAGTCGGCACTCTCGCAGGGCGTGTACACATCTACGACGCGGCAACGCTGCAGCTCCAACGCACCTACCCCGCAGCACACGCACAGCGGGTCGGTGCGCTAGCGTGGAACGCACATGTGTTGAGCTCGGGGAGTCGCGATCGGATGGTACATCATCGCGATGTGCGCGAGCCAGGGCAAAGGCCTCAGCGACGGGGAGCGGGACATCGGCAGGAAGTGTGTGGGTTGAAATGGAGTGGAGATGGGAGTGCGGGGGTTAATGCTCCTGGTGTGTATTTGGCCAGTGGGGGGAATGATAATAAGGTGTGTATATGGGATTTGAGGGGGAGTGGGAGGAGGGGCACGGGTGGGAgaggtgctgctgctgggacTACTGCTATGGCGAgtgggactgggactgggagGGCGGGGGGTATTGGAGGTGGAGTTGGTGGAGGTATTTTGAGTACGGGTGCGAGTTCGAGTATTGCTGGGCCGTCCACTACGCCTGGAGCAACGACGACGGcgggaggtggaggaggagcgggggCTGGGGCAGGAGACGAGACGACGCCGGCGGACGTGCCACTGTGGAAATTCCATGAACATACGGCAGCTGTGAAAGCGCTCGCGTGGGATCCACATGTGTCGGGTGTGCTTGCAACCGGTGGGGGTACGCAGGATAAGCACATTAGGTTTTGGAATGTGGGTACGGGTACGATGTTGAAGGAGTTGGATACGGGCAGTCAG GTCTGCAACCTCATCTGGTCGCTCACCTCACACGAGCTCGTCTCAACGCACGGCTTCTCATCCACCACTGCCCAAAACCAAATATGCATTTGGAAGTACCCGTCGCTTTCGATGGTCGCGTCACTCACGGGCCATACGAACCGGGTGCTGTACCTTGCGATGAGCCCGGATGGGGAGACGATTGTGACGGGTGCTGGGGACGAGACGTTGAGGTTCTGGAATGCGTTTCCGAGGgttgatggtggtgggggtggtgcgagtgggagtggggGACATGGACTTGGAAGTGGTGGTGATGGGTGGGGTAGGGGCCGtagagagagggaggagagtCGGTTGGATTATGGACGTTTGATTCGGTGA